Proteins from a single region of Pangasianodon hypophthalmus isolate fPanHyp1 chromosome 7, fPanHyp1.pri, whole genome shotgun sequence:
- the sowahd gene encoding ankyrin repeat domain-containing protein SOWAHD yields MCDSAGSCELSQSDAIESETPPDSQMGESEALLHGQKHAAKIQMNNSNESGSGFSAEPNPEERAAKVGARAVSLTLSAAARRSRFQRQLEASEPRTSAEVQEKGSITPAMRKKFLKDLFLNYNSHSGLSTILSFKSASESSKDCVDGTSQGADESNACWVLDPTEHAWMLSAVDGNYDTIAEFLLEDANLLTRKDFVSGYTVLHWLAKKGKHETLLKLLKDAERKGYPVNVNIKGSGGLTPLHVAAMHSQYMVIKILVGAFSASVDAMDYNGKRAWQYLKQSAPAEMKELLGAWDDEHTRWQLNANNNNASCTEVASTGDCQKDTNSKDTVTANGLWRFGSFRKLLSPFFFGGKN; encoded by the coding sequence ATGTGTGACAGCGCGGGCAGCTGCGAGCTGTCACAAAGCGACGCCATCGAATCCGAAACTCCCCCGGATTCTCAGATGGGTGAATCCGAAGCGCTATTACATGgacaaaaacatgcagctaaAATCCAAATGAACAACTCGAATGAATCCGGGTCCGGCTTCTCAGCGGAACCGAACCCCGAGGAGCGCGCGGCTAAAGTTGGCGCGCGCGCGGTGTCGCTCACACTCAGCGCTGCTGCGCGCAGGTCCAGATTTCAGAGACAGCTGGAAGCTTCTGAACCAAGAACATCGGCCGAGGTCCAGGAGAAAGGCTCCATCACGCCTGCCATGCGCAAAAAATTCCTGAAGGACTTGTTTTTGAACTATAATTCGCATAGTGGCCTGTCAACAATCTTATCGTTTAAAAGCGCGAGCGAGTCGTCGAAGGATTGTGTGGACGGGACGTCGCAGGGTGCGGACGAGAGCAATGCATGCTGGGTACTGGACCCCACTGAACACGCATGGATGCTATCGGCTGTGGATGGAAATTATGACACTATAGCAGAGTTTCTCTTGGAGGACGCCAATTTATTGACCAGGAAGGACTTTGTGAGTGGTTACACGGTTCTCCATTGGTTAGCCAAGAAGGGGAAACACGAGACCTTATTAAAGCTTCTAAAAGACGCTGAGAGGAAAGGGTACCCAGTGAACGTGAACATAAAGGGCAGTGGGGGTCTTACACCTCTTCACGTTGCTGCTATGCACAGCCAGTACATGGTCATAAAGATCTTAGTCGGTGCATTTAGTGCCAGTGTAGATGCCATGGACTACAATGGAAAAAGGGCATGGCAATATCTCAAGCAAAGTGCACCAGCAGAGATGAAGGAGCTCCTTGGTGCATGGGATGATGAACACACTAGGTGGCAACTAAATGCTAATAACAATAATGCAAGTTGTACTGAAGTAGCTTCTACAGGGGACTGCCAAAAGGACACAAACAGCAAAGACACGGTCACTGCAAATGGGCTATGGCGCTTTGGTTCATTTAGAAAGTTACTCTCCCCATTTTTCTTTGGAGGTAAGAACTAA